Proteins found in one Streptomyces sp. CB09001 genomic segment:
- a CDS encoding glycoside hydrolase family 48 protein — MHSGHRPRRRRTARRWWTAALAALALPLTMLGTGSTPAQAAALQCSVDYKTNDWGAGFTAELTLTNHGTDAIDGWTLTYSYAGNQKLTNGWNGTWSQSGRNVTVQSASYNARIAAGAAVSTGGQFTYSGSNAAPADFAINGTSCTGAHQPPITVLTSPEAGAVYSRGEAVPLAATAAAADGATISKVEFYDDATLLGTDTSSPYTYSASGLTVGSHSLVAKAYDSMGASADSTPVGVTVAAGPTVVASPGQLGVQQGESGTYEVKLSEQPTANVTVTTTRASGNMGLTLTGGASLTFTPSNWDTAQSVTVSADASGSGSAVFESTAPGHGKATVTVTELAAAKDYDARFLELYGKITDPANGYFSPEGIPYHSVETLIVEAPDHGHETTSEAYSYLLWLQAMYGKVTGDWSKFNNAWEIMETYMIPTHADQPTNSSYNASKPATYAPELDTPNEYPAPLDGTVSVGADPIAGELKSAYGTDDVYGMHWLQDVDNTYGYGNSPGNCEAGPSDTGPSYINTFQRGAQESVWETVPQPTCDAFKYGGKNGYLDLFTGDASYAKQWKFTNAPDADARAVQAAYWADIWAGEQGKSDEISATLDKAAKMGDYLRYAMFDKYFKKIGDCVGPSACPAGTGKDSSMYLLSWYYAWGGAVDTSAGWAWRIGSSHTHGGYQNPLAAYALSTDADLKPKSATGQSDWAKSLDRQVEFYRWLQSDEGAIAGGATNSWAGRYATPPAGTPTFYGMYYDEKPVYHDPPSNQWFGFQAWSMERVAEYYQQSGDADAKAVLDKWVDWALSETTVNPDGTFRIPSTLQWAGQPDTWNASTPGDNGDLHVTVADYTNDVGVAAAYAKTLTYYADRSGDTEAASTAKALLDGMWENNQDALGIAVPETRADYNRFDDGIYVPSGWSGTMPNGDTVDASSTFASIRSFYQDDPAWSKIESYLQGGAAPTFTYHRFWAQADIALAMGSYAELLE; from the coding sequence ATGCACTCAGGACACAGACCCAGACGCCGCCGCACCGCGCGGCGCTGGTGGACCGCCGCGCTGGCGGCACTCGCGCTCCCCCTCACGATGCTGGGCACAGGTTCGACTCCGGCCCAGGCGGCCGCACTTCAGTGCAGCGTGGACTACAAGACCAACGACTGGGGTGCCGGCTTCACCGCGGAGCTGACGCTGACCAACCACGGCACCGACGCCATCGACGGCTGGACGCTGACCTACTCCTACGCGGGCAACCAGAAGCTCACGAACGGCTGGAACGGCACCTGGTCCCAGTCCGGTCGGAACGTCACCGTGCAGAGCGCCTCGTACAACGCGCGGATCGCCGCCGGGGCCGCCGTCTCCACCGGCGGACAGTTCACGTACAGCGGCAGCAACGCCGCGCCGGCCGACTTCGCGATCAACGGCACCTCCTGCACCGGGGCCCACCAGCCGCCGATCACCGTGCTGACCAGCCCGGAGGCGGGCGCCGTGTACTCGCGGGGCGAGGCGGTGCCGCTGGCGGCCACGGCGGCCGCCGCCGACGGCGCCACGATCAGCAAGGTGGAGTTCTACGACGACGCCACCCTGCTGGGCACCGACACCAGCTCGCCCTACACGTACTCCGCCTCCGGCTTGACCGTGGGCAGTCATTCTCTGGTGGCGAAGGCCTACGACAGCATGGGTGCCTCCGCGGACTCGACCCCGGTCGGCGTCACGGTGGCCGCGGGACCGACCGTGGTCGCCTCTCCGGGCCAACTGGGCGTCCAGCAGGGCGAGTCGGGGACCTACGAGGTCAAGCTCTCGGAACAGCCGACCGCGAACGTGACCGTCACCACCACCCGCGCGAGCGGCAACATGGGCCTGACGCTCACCGGCGGCGCGAGCCTCACCTTCACCCCGTCCAACTGGGACACCGCCCAGTCGGTGACCGTCTCGGCGGACGCCTCCGGCAGCGGTTCGGCGGTCTTCGAGTCGACGGCTCCGGGCCACGGCAAGGCCACGGTCACCGTGACCGAACTGGCGGCGGCGAAGGACTACGACGCCCGCTTCCTGGAGCTGTACGGCAAGATCACCGACCCGGCGAACGGCTACTTCTCACCGGAGGGCATCCCGTACCACTCGGTGGAGACCCTCATCGTCGAGGCGCCGGACCACGGCCACGAGACGACGTCGGAGGCGTACAGCTACCTGCTGTGGCTCCAGGCCATGTACGGCAAGGTGACCGGCGACTGGTCGAAGTTCAACAACGCCTGGGAGATCATGGAGACGTACATGATCCCCACTCACGCCGACCAGCCGACCAACTCCTCCTACAACGCCTCGAAGCCGGCGACCTACGCGCCCGAGCTGGACACGCCGAACGAGTACCCGGCGCCGCTGGACGGCACCGTCTCGGTGGGCGCGGACCCGATCGCCGGTGAGCTGAAGTCGGCGTACGGCACGGACGACGTGTACGGCATGCACTGGCTCCAGGACGTCGACAACACCTACGGCTACGGCAACTCGCCCGGCAACTGCGAGGCGGGCCCCTCGGACACCGGGCCCTCCTACATCAACACCTTCCAGCGCGGCGCGCAGGAGTCGGTGTGGGAGACGGTGCCGCAGCCGACCTGCGACGCCTTCAAGTACGGCGGGAAGAACGGCTACCTGGACCTGTTCACCGGTGACGCCTCCTACGCCAAGCAGTGGAAGTTCACCAACGCCCCGGACGCCGACGCGCGCGCCGTGCAGGCCGCGTACTGGGCGGACATCTGGGCCGGGGAGCAGGGCAAGAGCGACGAGATCTCCGCGACCCTGGACAAGGCCGCGAAGATGGGCGACTACCTGCGCTACGCCATGTTCGACAAGTACTTCAAGAAGATCGGCGACTGCGTCGGACCGTCGGCCTGCCCGGCGGGCACCGGCAAGGACTCCTCGATGTACCTGCTGTCCTGGTACTACGCCTGGGGCGGCGCGGTGGACACCTCGGCGGGCTGGGCCTGGCGCATCGGCTCCAGCCACACCCACGGCGGCTACCAGAACCCGCTGGCCGCGTACGCGCTGAGCACCGACGCCGACCTGAAGCCGAAGTCGGCGACGGGCCAGTCCGACTGGGCCAAGTCCCTGGACCGGCAGGTGGAGTTCTACCGCTGGCTGCAGTCCGACGAGGGTGCCATCGCGGGCGGCGCGACCAACAGCTGGGCGGGACGCTACGCGACGCCGCCGGCCGGTACGCCGACCTTCTACGGCATGTACTACGACGAGAAGCCGGTGTACCACGACCCGCCGTCCAACCAGTGGTTCGGCTTCCAGGCGTGGTCCATGGAGCGGGTCGCCGAGTACTACCAGCAGAGTGGTGACGCCGACGCCAAGGCTGTCCTGGACAAGTGGGTCGACTGGGCGCTGTCGGAGACGACCGTCAACCCGGACGGCACCTTCCGGATCCCGTCGACGCTCCAGTGGGCGGGGCAGCCCGACACCTGGAACGCCTCGACCCCGGGTGACAACGGCGACCTGCACGTCACGGTGGCGGACTACACCAACGACGTCGGCGTGGCGGCGGCGTACGCCAAGACCCTGACGTACTACGCCGACCGCTCGGGCGACACGGAGGCGGCCTCGACCGCCAAGGCGCTGCTCGACGGCATGTGGGAGAACAACCAGGACGCGCTCGGCATCGCCGTCCCGGAGACCCGCGCCGACTACAACCGGTTCGACGACGGGATCTACGTCCCGAGCGGCTGGAGCGGCACCATGCCGAACGGCGACACGGTCGACGCGTCGTCGACCTTCGCCTCGATCCGGTCCTTCTACCAGGACGACCCGGCGTGGTCGAAGATCGAGAGCTATCTCCAGGGCGGTGCCGCGCCCACGTTCACGTACCACCGGTTCTGGGCCCAGGCGGACATAGCCCTCGCCATGGGTTCGTACGCGGAGCTACTGGAATAG
- a CDS encoding cellulose 1,4-beta-cellobiosidase, translated as MTRTRTAMLAALTLVAGASGTALAAHSASAGAAAAACTVDYQVQNDWGSGFTAAVTVTNNGAATSNWSLGWTYAGSQKVTNSWNAKVTQSGAAVTAANESYNGTLSTGGSASFGFQGTYSGSNAIPATFTLNGVTCNVDGGTDPTDPPTDPTDPPTDPTGPGDRVDNPYDGAQVYVNPEWSAHAAAEPGGDRIADEPTGVWLDRIAAIEGANGGMGLRDHLDAALEQKGSGEMVVQLVIYNLPGRDCSALASNGELGPTEIDRYKTEYIDPIAEILSDSKYAGLRIVTTVEIDSLPNLITNVSGRPTVTENCDVMKANGNYQKGVGYALNKLADAGNVYNYVDAGHHGWLGWDSNFGPSAEIFKTAATTEGATLDDVHGFIVNTANYSALKEENFKITDSVNGTSVRQSDWVDWNQYTDELSYAQAMRDKLVSLGFDQNLGMLIDTSRNGWGGADRPTGPGATTDVNTYVDGGRYDRRIHPGNWCNQSEAGLGERPQASPAAGIDAYVWMKPPGESDGSSKLIENPDGKGFDRMCDPTYTGNERNGNSMSGALPDAPISGAWFSAQFQELMKNAYPPLS; from the coding sequence ATGACCCGTACCAGAACCGCGATGCTCGCCGCCCTCACCCTGGTCGCCGGCGCCTCCGGCACGGCACTGGCCGCCCACTCCGCGAGCGCCGGAGCCGCGGCCGCCGCCTGCACCGTCGACTACCAGGTGCAGAACGACTGGGGAAGCGGATTCACCGCTGCCGTGACCGTCACCAACAACGGTGCCGCCACGTCCAACTGGTCGCTGGGATGGACCTACGCAGGCAGTCAGAAGGTCACCAACAGCTGGAACGCGAAGGTCACTCAGAGCGGTGCCGCCGTCACCGCGGCCAACGAGTCCTACAACGGCACCCTGTCCACGGGCGGTTCGGCGAGCTTCGGCTTCCAGGGCACCTACAGCGGCAGCAACGCGATCCCGGCCACCTTCACCCTCAACGGCGTGACCTGCAACGTCGACGGCGGGACCGACCCCACCGACCCGCCCACCGATCCGACCGACCCGCCGACCGACCCCACCGGCCCGGGCGACCGGGTGGACAACCCCTATGACGGCGCCCAGGTCTACGTGAACCCCGAGTGGTCCGCCCACGCCGCCGCCGAACCGGGCGGGGACCGCATCGCCGACGAGCCGACCGGTGTGTGGCTCGACCGGATCGCGGCCATCGAGGGCGCCAACGGCGGCATGGGCCTGCGCGACCACCTGGACGCGGCGCTGGAGCAGAAGGGCTCCGGCGAGATGGTCGTCCAGCTGGTCATCTACAACCTGCCGGGACGCGACTGCTCCGCCCTCGCCTCCAACGGCGAGCTGGGCCCCACCGAGATCGACCGGTACAAGACCGAGTACATCGACCCGATCGCCGAGATCCTCTCCGACTCGAAGTACGCGGGCCTCCGGATCGTCACCACGGTCGAGATCGACTCGCTGCCCAACCTGATCACCAACGTCTCCGGGCGGCCGACCGTCACGGAGAACTGCGACGTGATGAAGGCCAACGGCAACTACCAGAAGGGCGTCGGCTACGCCCTGAACAAGCTCGCCGACGCCGGCAACGTCTACAACTACGTCGACGCCGGCCACCACGGCTGGCTCGGCTGGGACAGCAACTTCGGCCCCTCGGCCGAGATCTTCAAGACCGCCGCCACCACCGAGGGGGCGACCCTCGACGACGTGCACGGCTTCATCGTCAACACCGCCAACTACAGCGCCCTGAAGGAGGAGAACTTCAAGATCACGGACTCGGTGAACGGGACCTCCGTGCGCCAGTCCGACTGGGTCGACTGGAACCAGTACACCGACGAGCTGTCCTACGCCCAGGCCATGCGGGACAAGCTGGTCTCGCTCGGTTTCGACCAGAACCTCGGCATGCTGATCGACACCTCCCGCAACGGCTGGGGCGGCGCCGACCGGCCCACCGGACCGGGCGCGACGACCGACGTGAACACCTACGTGGACGGCGGGCGCTACGACCGCCGCATCCACCCCGGCAACTGGTGCAACCAGTCCGAAGCCGGCCTCGGCGAGCGCCCGCAGGCCAGCCCCGCCGCCGGGATCGACGCGTACGTGTGGATGAAGCCCCCGGGCGAGTCCGACGGCTCCAGCAAGCTGATCGAGAACCCGGACGGCAAGGGCTTCGACCGGATGTGCGACCCCACCTACACGGGCAACGAGCGCAACGGCAACAGCATGTCGGGCGCCCTGCCCGACGCCCCGATCTCCGGGGCCTGGTTCTCCGCGCAGTTCCAGGAGCTCATGAAGAACGCCTACCCGCCCCTGTCGTGA
- a CDS encoding class I SAM-dependent methyltransferase has translation MAHDHQHDTHGPAHQQGQGHEHGNGNGHTHDHADIDWSEMAPHLEAQAELYTPLYRQALSWLAGQVTEPGLIVDVGSGPGVVSSLFADTFPDARVVAADGAGPLLDRARARAERLGFGDRFGTLAGDLPGALAELDYPADLMWASQSLHHLPDQRAALAALGGHLAPGGTLAILEGGLPARFLPRDIGTGRPGLQARIRAVEEDAFAEMRADLPDSVAEAEDWPAMLTAAGLKHTGTRSFLLDLPAPLSDAARDYVTTSLSRLRERIGERLDAEDRTTLDRLLDPADEAGVHRRQDLFVLVAHTVYTAVRPV, from the coding sequence ATGGCGCACGACCACCAGCACGACACACACGGCCCCGCCCACCAGCAGGGACAGGGACACGAGCACGGGAACGGGAACGGGCACACGCACGACCACGCCGACATCGACTGGTCCGAGATGGCCCCGCACCTGGAGGCGCAGGCCGAGCTGTACACACCGCTGTACCGGCAGGCCCTGTCCTGGCTGGCAGGGCAGGTCACGGAGCCCGGTCTGATCGTCGACGTCGGCAGCGGACCCGGCGTCGTCTCGTCCCTGTTCGCCGACACCTTCCCCGACGCCCGCGTGGTCGCCGCGGACGGCGCCGGACCGCTCCTGGACCGGGCCCGCGCCCGCGCCGAGCGGCTCGGGTTCGGCGACCGCTTCGGCACCCTCGCCGGGGACCTGCCCGGCGCACTGGCCGAGCTGGACTACCCCGCCGACCTGATGTGGGCCAGCCAGAGCCTGCACCACCTCCCCGACCAGCGCGCCGCCCTCGCCGCTCTCGGCGGGCACCTCGCGCCCGGGGGCACCCTGGCGATCCTGGAGGGCGGACTGCCCGCCCGGTTCCTGCCCCGTGACATCGGGACCGGGCGCCCCGGGCTCCAGGCCAGGATCCGCGCCGTGGAGGAGGACGCGTTCGCCGAGATGCGCGCGGACCTGCCGGACTCCGTGGCCGAGGCCGAGGACTGGCCCGCGATGCTGACGGCCGCCGGACTGAAGCACACCGGCACCCGCAGCTTCCTGCTCGACCTGCCCGCGCCCCTCTCCGACGCGGCCCGCGACTACGTCACCACGTCACTGTCCCGGCTGCGCGAGCGGATCGGCGAGCGCCTCGACGCCGAGGACCGCACCACCCTGGACCGGCTGCTCGACCCCGCCGACGAGGCGGGCGTGCACCGCCGCCAGGACCTGTTCGTACTCGTGGCGCACACCGTCTACACGGCGGTACGGCCGGTCTGA
- a CDS encoding SDR family oxidoreductase produces MTDTPVTLITGGGSGIGAAVARRLLDAGQRVAVTGRGEARLRAFSAELGDPEGLLTIRGSAAEHTQVASAVEATLKEFGRLDTVVANAGFATHDSVAEGDPAGWTEMVLTNVLGPALLIRASIDALKESRGRIVLVGSVAGFVNTPGNIYGATKWAVTGLAENTRREVTQWGVGVTLIAPGRVETPFWDGTGGLPPGELLTADQIADSVVWAMTQPAGVDVNTVVVRPLGQPN; encoded by the coding sequence ATGACCGACACACCGGTCACGCTGATCACCGGCGGCGGCAGCGGCATCGGAGCCGCCGTCGCCCGGCGGCTGCTCGACGCGGGGCAGCGGGTGGCCGTCACCGGGCGCGGGGAGGCGAGGCTGCGGGCGTTCAGCGCGGAACTCGGTGACCCCGAGGGCCTGCTGACGATCCGGGGCAGCGCCGCCGAGCACACACAGGTGGCCTCCGCCGTCGAGGCCACGCTCAAGGAGTTCGGCCGTCTCGACACGGTCGTCGCCAACGCCGGTTTCGCCACCCACGACTCGGTCGCCGAGGGCGACCCCGCGGGCTGGACCGAGATGGTGCTGACCAACGTACTGGGCCCGGCCCTGCTGATCAGGGCGTCCATCGACGCGCTCAAGGAGAGCCGCGGACGGATCGTGCTGGTGGGCAGCGTCGCCGGCTTCGTGAACACGCCGGGCAACATCTACGGCGCCACGAAGTGGGCCGTGACCGGCCTCGCCGAGAACACGCGGCGCGAGGTGACGCAGTGGGGCGTGGGCGTGACCCTGATCGCGCCCGGCCGGGTGGAGACCCCGTTCTGGGACGGCACCGGCGGCCTGCCGCCCGGCGAGCTGCTCACCGCCGACCAGATCGCCGACTCCGTCGTCTGGGCCATGACCCAGCCCGCCGGGGTCGACGTCAACACCGTGGTCGTACGGCCGCTGGGGCAGCCCAACTGA
- a CDS encoding aldo/keto reductase — protein sequence MSSKVPPIILNNGVEMPQLGFGVWQVPDDEAQTAVALALEAGYRSIDTAAIYGNEEGTGRAIAASGLAREDLFVTTKLWNSDQGYDSTLRAFDTSMAKLGLEYLDLYLIHWPMPAREKYVDTYKAFEKLLADGRVRAVGVSNFLPEHLERLTAETSVIPAVNQIELHPHLQQHAAREVHAEQGIATEAWSPLGSGKGILDIPAIVAIAQKHGRTPAQVVLRWHLQLGNVVIPKSVTPSRIKENLDVFGFSLDTEDLAAISALNEDRRLGSDPADVNS from the coding sequence GTGAGCAGCAAGGTCCCCCCGATCATCCTGAACAACGGCGTCGAGATGCCCCAGCTGGGCTTCGGCGTCTGGCAGGTGCCGGACGACGAGGCGCAGACCGCCGTCGCCCTGGCCCTGGAGGCCGGGTACCGCAGCATCGACACAGCGGCGATCTACGGCAATGAAGAGGGCACCGGCCGGGCGATCGCCGCCTCCGGTCTGGCCCGCGAGGACCTCTTCGTCACCACCAAGCTCTGGAACAGCGACCAGGGGTACGACTCCACCCTCCGCGCCTTCGACACCTCGATGGCGAAGCTCGGCCTGGAATACCTCGACCTCTACCTCATCCACTGGCCCATGCCGGCCAGGGAGAAGTACGTCGACACCTACAAGGCGTTCGAGAAGCTCCTGGCCGACGGCCGGGTCCGCGCCGTCGGCGTGTCCAACTTCCTGCCGGAGCACCTGGAGCGGCTGACCGCCGAGACGTCGGTGATCCCGGCCGTCAACCAGATCGAGCTGCACCCCCACCTCCAGCAGCACGCCGCGCGCGAGGTGCACGCGGAGCAGGGTATCGCCACCGAGGCCTGGTCCCCGCTCGGCTCCGGCAAGGGCATCCTGGACATCCCGGCGATCGTCGCGATCGCCCAGAAGCACGGGCGGACCCCGGCCCAGGTCGTGCTGCGCTGGCACCTCCAGCTGGGCAACGTGGTGATCCCGAAGTCCGTGACGCCGTCCCGGATCAAGGAGAACCTCGACGTGTTCGGCTTCAGCCTGGACACCGAGGACCTCGCGGCGATCAGCGCGCTCAACGAGGACCGGCGGCTGGGCTCGGATCCGGCGGACGTCAACTCCTGA
- a CDS encoding AMP-dependent synthetase/ligase, with the protein MREFTSPPLTLAPPVGGLADVVFEHALDDPRHIALGRKDEAGQWRDVTAGAFRDEVLALAKGLLAQGIRFGDRVAIMSRTRYEWTLFDFALWTIGAQVVPIYPTSSAEQCMWMLYDAEVTAAVVEHEDHAMTIATVIDRLPHLRGLWQLDSGAVQDLYDAGAHLDDEVVHRHRKAVTPESVATVIYTSGTTGRPKGCVLTHGNFMYEADTVIARWEPVFHSKRGDEVATLLFLPLAHVFGRMVEVAAIRGRVRFGHQPQLNAAALLPDLAAFRPTFILAVPYIFEKVFNAARRKAEKEGKAGPFEKAVDVAVRYAEAVEAKAWGDGPGPSAGLRMQHQLFDKLVYAKVRAAMGGRIRNAMSGGSAMDRRLGLFFAGAGVQIYEGYGLTESTAAATANPPERTRYGTVGQPVPGVTVHIADDGEIWLNGDNVFEGYLNNPKATDETVHDGWLATGDLGALDEDGYLTITGRKKEILVTSGGKSVSPGLLEERVRDHPLVNQCIVVGNDRPYVAALITLDQEAVEHWLTMRNKPRMSPADLVHDADLETEVRRAVVAANTLVSQAESIRTFRILAQPFTEEHGLLTPSLKLKRKAIENAYGTEVEALYTA; encoded by the coding sequence TTGCGCGAGTTCACCAGTCCTCCGTTGACGTTGGCACCACCGGTGGGCGGTCTGGCCGACGTCGTCTTCGAGCATGCCCTGGACGATCCGCGGCACATCGCGCTCGGCCGCAAGGACGAGGCCGGGCAGTGGCGGGACGTCACCGCCGGCGCCTTCCGCGACGAGGTGCTGGCCCTCGCCAAGGGGCTGCTGGCCCAGGGCATCCGCTTCGGCGACCGGGTCGCCATCATGTCCCGCACCCGCTACGAGTGGACCCTGTTCGACTTCGCCCTGTGGACGATCGGCGCCCAGGTGGTGCCGATCTACCCGACCTCCTCGGCCGAGCAGTGCATGTGGATGCTCTACGACGCCGAGGTGACGGCCGCGGTCGTGGAGCACGAGGACCACGCGATGACCATAGCCACCGTCATCGACCGGCTGCCGCACCTGCGCGGCCTGTGGCAGCTGGATTCCGGAGCCGTGCAGGACCTGTACGACGCGGGCGCGCACCTCGACGACGAGGTGGTCCACCGGCACCGCAAGGCGGTCACGCCGGAGTCGGTCGCCACCGTCATCTACACCTCGGGCACCACCGGCCGCCCCAAGGGCTGCGTGCTGACCCACGGCAACTTCATGTACGAGGCGGACACCGTCATCGCGCGCTGGGAGCCGGTGTTCCACTCCAAACGGGGCGACGAGGTGGCGACGCTGCTCTTCCTGCCGCTCGCGCACGTCTTCGGGCGGATGGTGGAGGTCGCGGCGATCCGCGGCCGGGTCCGCTTCGGCCACCAGCCGCAGCTCAACGCCGCGGCCCTCCTGCCCGACCTGGCCGCCTTCCGGCCGACCTTCATCCTGGCCGTGCCGTACATCTTCGAGAAGGTGTTCAACGCGGCGCGGCGCAAGGCGGAGAAGGAGGGGAAGGCCGGTCCCTTCGAGAAGGCCGTCGACGTGGCCGTGAGGTACGCGGAGGCGGTGGAGGCGAAGGCCTGGGGCGACGGCCCCGGTCCGTCGGCGGGCCTGCGCATGCAGCACCAGCTCTTCGACAAGCTCGTCTACGCCAAGGTCCGGGCCGCGATGGGCGGACGCATCCGCAACGCCATGTCGGGCGGCTCGGCGATGGACCGGCGCCTCGGGCTGTTCTTCGCCGGGGCCGGCGTCCAGATCTACGAGGGCTACGGTCTGACCGAGTCCACGGCGGCCGCCACCGCCAACCCGCCCGAGCGTACCCGCTACGGCACCGTGGGTCAGCCGGTGCCGGGCGTCACGGTGCACATCGCGGACGACGGCGAGATCTGGCTCAACGGCGACAATGTCTTCGAGGGCTACCTGAACAACCCCAAGGCCACCGACGAGACCGTGCACGACGGCTGGCTGGCCACCGGCGACCTCGGTGCCCTGGACGAGGACGGCTACCTCACCATCACCGGCCGCAAGAAGGAGATCCTGGTGACCTCCGGCGGCAAGAGCGTGTCCCCGGGACTCCTCGAGGAGCGGGTGCGCGACCATCCGCTGGTCAACCAGTGCATCGTCGTCGGCAACGACCGCCCCTACGTCGCCGCCCTCATCACACTGGACCAGGAGGCGGTCGAGCACTGGCTGACGATGCGCAACAAACCGCGGATGTCCCCGGCCGACCTGGTGCACGACGCCGACCTGGAGACGGAGGTGCGGCGCGCGGTCGTCGCGGCCAACACGCTGGTGTCCCAGGCCGAGTCGATCCGCACCTTCCGCATCCTCGCCCAGCCGTTCACCGAGGAGCACGGGCTGCTGACCCCCTCCCTGAAGCTGAAGCGCAAGGCCATCGAGAACGCCTACGGCACCGAGGTCGAGGCCCTTTACACAGCGTGA
- a CDS encoding MFS transporter has protein sequence MRTWGPLTAVCLGTFMLLLDVTIAVVALPDMARGLHASLSDLQWVMDGYALALAALLLGLGAAADVLGRRRVHVAGVVLFAVASLLCGLATGPGMLVAARGLQGLGAAAMFATTLPLLGSVYQGRRRSMALGVWGAVSGAAAAVGPVLGGLLTDGPGWRWIFWVNLPVSVAAVWLTLRVVPESRGAAGRRVDWAGTATFAAFAGAVTYGAVRAGSHGWTEGGTLASFVLAVVALGAFVAVERRAADPLLDPRLFLRPAFSGVMLGGLAFNAAAFGVMAYTSIWLQTMLGMSPVRGGLVFVWLSLASFVVAAAGGRLLHGVPARLTIGGGLLLIAAGQFCMAFLDAGSSASALVPGLLLVGVGTGLVSPGIAGAALAAVPAERSGMAGGAVNTFRQLGYALGIAVFGTVLTSRMQDTLPHDAAHGLAGGAAGALRGVFGEHALRASFASGLNAAAVAAGAVAAVAGVLVLALVRAERGGRNAGVTNSASPALKEEEAVPAPPYRR, from the coding sequence ATGCGTACATGGGGGCCGCTCACGGCGGTGTGCCTGGGGACGTTCATGCTGCTGCTCGACGTGACGATCGCGGTCGTCGCGCTGCCGGACATGGCCAGGGGGCTGCACGCGTCGCTGAGCGATCTGCAGTGGGTGATGGACGGCTACGCGCTGGCGCTGGCCGCGCTGCTGCTGGGGCTGGGGGCCGCGGCCGACGTGCTGGGACGGCGCCGGGTGCACGTGGCGGGCGTGGTGCTGTTCGCGGTGGCGTCGCTGCTGTGCGGGCTGGCCACCGGCCCGGGCATGCTGGTCGCCGCGCGCGGACTGCAGGGGCTGGGCGCGGCGGCGATGTTCGCGACCACGCTGCCGCTGCTCGGCTCGGTCTACCAGGGGCGCCGGCGGTCGATGGCGCTGGGGGTGTGGGGCGCGGTCAGCGGGGCGGCGGCGGCCGTGGGTCCGGTGCTGGGCGGGCTGCTCACCGACGGTCCGGGCTGGCGCTGGATCTTCTGGGTGAACCTGCCGGTGAGCGTGGCGGCGGTCTGGCTGACGCTGCGCGTGGTGCCGGAGTCGCGCGGGGCGGCCGGGCGCCGCGTGGACTGGGCGGGTACGGCCACGTTCGCGGCGTTCGCCGGGGCGGTGACGTACGGGGCGGTGCGGGCCGGGTCGCACGGGTGGACGGAGGGCGGCACGCTCGCCTCCTTCGTGCTCGCGGTGGTGGCGCTGGGCGCGTTCGTCGCCGTGGAGCGCCGGGCCGCCGATCCGCTGCTCGACCCCCGGCTGTTCCTGCGCCCCGCGTTCTCGGGCGTGATGCTGGGCGGGCTGGCCTTCAACGCGGCGGCGTTCGGGGTGATGGCGTACACCTCCATATGGCTGCAGACGATGCTGGGGATGAGCCCGGTGCGGGGCGGCCTGGTGTTCGTGTGGCTGTCGCTGGCGTCGTTCGTGGTGGCCGCGGCGGGCGGGCGGCTGCTGCACGGGGTGCCGGCGCGGCTGACCATCGGGGGCGGGCTGCTGCTGATCGCGGCGGGGCAGTTCTGCATGGCGTTCCTGGACGCGGGCTCCAGCGCGTCCGCCCTGGTGCCGGGGCTGCTCCTGGTGGGCGTCGGAACGGGCCTGGTGTCGCCCGGCATCGCGGGCGCGGCGCTGGCCGCGGTCCCGGCGGAGCGGTCCGGCATGGCCGGGGGTGCGGTCAACACCTTCCGCCAGCTCGGGTACGCGCTCGGCATCGCCGTGTTCGGCACGGTGCTGACCTCACGCATGCAGGACACGCTTCCGCACGACGCGGCGCACGGTCTGGCGGGCGGTGCGGCGGGCGCCCTGCGGGGCGTGTTCGGCGAGCACGCGCTGCGGGCCTCGTTCGCCTCCGGACTGAACGCGGCGGCGGTGGCCGCGGGCGCGGTCGCGGCCGTCGCCGGGGTGCTGGTGCTCGCCCTGGTCAGGGCCGAACGCGGGGGCCGGAATGCCGGTGTGACGAATTCCGCGTCGCCCGCGCTGAAAGAGGAGGAGGCCGTTCCGGCACCCCCGTACCGACGGTAA